Genomic window (Gasterosteus aculeatus chromosome 1, fGasAcu3.hap1.1, whole genome shotgun sequence):
GTAGAGTGACGCAGCTCCACAGACGTACTATTTCCCTTCCATTAGCagagatgttttattcatgaggGCAAGTCTAGTGTGAACTATAATTCACTGATATTTTACGCAGTCACTCTGTCTGGGCCCCTGAGCCATTGTGTTTCATCTATCTTCATCTATTCTTTCTGCACACCCAAACAAAAATGAGAATTTGGTGATGATGGGGGTCAAGGTTTCAAATGTGCACCTGATCTGTAACATTGGCTGTTGCAAAGTTTTCTTTCTGATCTAGTTCAATCGAATTGGCCTTCTTTTTGCAACTGGATGCGTTGCCCCTGCTGGTCATTTGTAGTACTGCATGTATAAGGAACATCGGCATTGAAAACGGGACGCAGGACGCGGCGCTGTGTGCTGGGAGGAAAGCTGTATGGGGAGAGAGTTGGAAGTGAAAGGCTTGTGACGCGAGTGTTAATGCAACTGATGAGATAGCTGTTCCTTTTCCTTTCCAAAAGCACATTGTAATTATCATATTCTCTTTCAGAGCCTCTCCTTTATCCTGCCAAATTCCAATAGACACTATTGGCATATATATGCTCTGTTCTGTCCAAAGCTATTTATATAATACAATCTGAGCTGCATGGCTCATTGTGTGAGCACATAATGCATTTATGACAGATATTCATTCCCAACATTTTCCTTTAGCATTCCCGCACAAGGCTTGTTTTTGCTTCTGTGCTGACAGCCAGTCTCTGTAAACAAGCGTCATTCCGGCTTTTATGCTCGTCACATTGACATGATCTGCTTAATTTATTTCCAAACGTGACGCATGCTGTACTGTTAATGCTAATGTGTCTTAGTGGGTCCACAGACAGCTTTTTTTGCCTATACAGTATATGAACTAATGgaggtgtgtgaatgcatgtgtgATTTAGATTTAAATTAGTGTTTGGAGGTGCAAATATATGGTGTGCTGAGATCAGTGAGCTGGCAGATGGAAGTCTCCAGTGAGAGTGCATGTTGTGCTATCTTCAAATGAGAGCACACATGGCCTCAGTGTGGATGAACAAAAGGAAATTCCCTCAACGTCAATCTACATGCAGAAGAGAGTGGAAGACGTGCTTTCAGCATCTGGAGAGCATCGTCATCAGAAGTTCCTGCTGGCTAAAGCCACATTAAAAGTTTAGTGAAAATATCTTGTTCTTGATGGAAGGAATGGATGTAGATACAACTCTGTTCATCGgccatgttttaatgtttttcagtGCAAAATTACGTATTTGGCAAAGGAGTAAAAAACTCCATTTTAGAGGAAAAGATTGAGCAGTGTAAAGAATCTAGTGCTTTGTCCTGACAAGctgaggagagcgagagaggagaggaggcgcaTCCTTGTGTCCAACCTGATTAGCAGATTGCTTATTCAAATTGTCTCACTATTAAGGCAGCATCCTCTCCCTTTCCCTGTATCACACATATACCAGTCCGTCATCCAACTGCTCAGATCATTTTTCCGTCAGAGGTCAGCTGCCTGATTGTATTGACATGCATGAAGTAAACTGTTAATGGAAATAGCTTAAGACTTCATAAGATTTTTACTGAGAGTGAGAAAATCTGTTTAatgaatgatggaaacactgtgtTGAATTCCAGCGATTGTAGGTGATCAAAACAAGTATTATATCATCTCGGAATAAATATCAAAGAAAAAGATGGATTAAATGCGTTGCGTCAAAATTATTCTTTTGTGTGGGTCAATATCCTAATAATATGTGAAATACAATAACAAATACCTGCATCTCAAGTGTCTGGTGGCTGCAGCTTAATGCAAATGTTCCTCAAACAGCATAAAGAAAGATTGGCTCTGACTTATTTGTCTGACACATAGAGCGTACCATTATTTCCCAAGAGTAATGAAAAACACTTTCACCTATTTATTCAGTCAGTAGGTGCCACGCTTAATACATCTTTATGGAAATGGTGAGTAGAGAGAAACACTGGGATAACAAGCACCTGGAGTGaccaaaaaaagtgaaatatgggTGAGAGAAATCATGAAACAAGCATTGAAAAAGTGAAGGATCCATTTATTTATGCAGGGCGTTACGTTAAAACAAGGAGTCAAAAATAAAGCTGAGGCCTAGTGTAGCGCTGTCATGGCATGTAATGATCTCCAACACAAAATATCCAGACAGTACACATGAACGCACACTTAGACTTAACCTTTCGCCCGCGTTCAGCCGTGAACAATCCCTCCGTTCTGTGGGCGCGTGTTTAGGTGAATGCATGCATATCCGTTGTTGCCCAGTGGCGAGGCTTAACAAATAGGATTAGATCCGTGCCCAAGAGAGCACACTCCTGTTCAGGTGACACGCAGCTCCAAGCTCCAGCTCTACGACGAGACACAGAGAATTACTGTTAAAGGTCAGTGGAGTCAGACGCTGAATGTCACAGCTTAGCCACAGTTTGGCGAGAAAATACATTAGATAAATACGCCCGTCTCTTGGTGAAGAGTTATTCCTCAGCTCCCAAATTTGCCAGCATAAAAGACCCAGAATTACAAGGAGAGTTAAAAGGCAGAAGAGGCATATCGATGAGAGGCAGTGAATCAGCCCGCTGTTGTGCTGTGAATAATAAATTGGGTAGAAGATGGCCAGAGGTTGTCAGATGGGACTTTAATGATGGGCTGTGAGTTATGCTCATTTTAGATGAGACTGTGGATAAGTCACATCTCCAGTCTCAAGGATCAACGGAATCACGTCACCGAGCAGAAAATGTCTCTGAGTAGCTTGCTGCGAGTTTAAACAGGCATTCCACAACCCATTTAACAACACAAGAAGACTGATCACAGCCTCCGCTTAATGCAAAGTGGGGCCACTAGAATCAGGGCAGGGATTGGACGAGCACATCTTCCTGGTGGCAGAACATTGAGAAGGGTGATTGTGAAATAGCTACATCGGGGTGAAATAGTGCGACTGAGATCCAATCATCGTCACGGAGACATCTTGTGATTCATCAGTTGTTCTTGTTTGCTCGCTTCAATAGACTCATTGTGCAGGCCAACATGCACTATTGCACTATTCATGAAGTCCACCATGACAGAGAGGGTCCGGCTGAAATATATAGacctagtttgtttttttgactgCATTATTTTTGAAAGACTTGCTGAAGATATCAAAAATGCTTAATGATCCCCTTGTGCTACTGGGCACATGtttgcatgctaacatgctaaactcGCTCTCCATTGCAAACTAAGTCTACCCACGGGTATGAATAAAAGTCACCTGAACCTCAACCTGAGACTGTAGACGCTGTACACAGTAAACATGAATTCTGataaacatcagcatgttagGATTGCCTCTGTGAGCCTGTTTAGCATACTGATGTCAGCAATTGGGGCAAGCGCCGCCTCACAGGTCCACTAtagcaacccagtctcacagcaaaacgtgtaatagctacgttgtggaacgtggtattctcactctttctccccaaaattgtgacaatattacgttttattttggcctattcatttacattgccttgaaactacgtcactagaaactaataaacggaaggtcttctacattctctgatcgAAGATTATGAAGATATAAagcatacttctcgctagaaatgtcatcgaaatgcatacaaatgctgatgctttcttaaaatattgtgttttgtgttagaCCGACAGTCCTATAGAGGGCTGTCAACTCTCAGTGTTCAATTGTGTATCAATACATCTACATACATATACTCTTCAAGTTTTGATCTAGAGAAGGAGGCGTTCAAAATTCTAGCtaacttaaaaatgtaaaatgctctCACCATACACTGAATCCCTCTTTCTAaatctttccctttctctccttcatctgtgtatgtgtgtgtgtgtgtgtgtgtgtgtgtgtgtgtgtgtgtgtgtgtgtgtgtgtgtgttgtgtgtgtgtgtgtgcgtgcgtgcgtgtgtgctctCTCTAGGCTGTGGGCTGGAGTTCCTGCTGGTTCTCTGTGGGCTCGAGTTTTCCTGGTCCTGCCCCCGTCACTGCATCTGCTACATGGCACCCAGCACCGTCTCCTGCCAATCCCATAACTTCCTGACGGTCCCTGAAGGCATCCATCCCGACAATGAGCGCATCTTCCTACAGAACAATAAGATCCATCGCTTACTCCGTGGACACTTCAGCTCCAATACGGTCACTCTCTGGATCTACTCCAATAACATCACTTATATTGAGCCGTCCACCTTCCACGGTTTTACGCTTCTTGAGGAGCTCGACCTCGGAGACAACCGCCACCTGCGCTCCTTGGCAGAAGATACTTTCCACGGGCTGAATCGGCTCAATGCCCTTCACTTGTACCGTTGCGGGCTCAGTTCACTCCCGAACAACATCTTCCAAGGCCTCAGAAACCTGCAGTATCTCTACTTGCAGGTACTGTTTATACAATCACAAATCTATTAGGGCTGTCACTCTTTGAACAAACACAACCTGTGTAGACAAATTCTAAACTATGCTgcaaaatgaatgtgttgttgATTTTTCGCTGTGCCTCTCCTGCCTTACTTGAGCGACAAGCTGTCAGTTGTGTTTTACATCAGCAAACAAACCtcacttttattcaaaatttCTTCCATCTGTAGTGtccaaattatttttgtttgtcacTTGGCGTCATGATTATCCATTCGGCACTGCtacttatttttctcctttttgggaAAGTAGCCACGGTAGTCTATGGAATAGGTCAGAGGGATTCACGTAGACACAAGATCATGTGACAGCAATTCAGCACAATATTATTGAAATGTAAACGTTGCACAATATGCAGACTAATGATTGCTCTCTGTGCCTCCTCAGGATAATCATCTGAAGTTCCTTCAGGATGACACGTTCATGGACCTCCACAACCTGAGCCACCTGTTCCTGCATGGCAACCGTCTGTGGAGCCTCAACCAGAACACCTTTAGAGGTCTTCGAGCATTGGACCGACTGCTTCTGCACCAAAACCAGATTGAGTGGGTTGACCGCCTGGCCTTCCACGACCTGAAACATCTCACCACCCTCTACCTGTTCAATAACACCCTTGTACAGCTCTCTGGACAGTGCCTGGACACACTGCCCGCATTGGAATACCTACGCCTCAACGACAACCCCTGGTCATGTGACTGCAAGGCCCTGTCACTATGGGAGTGGTTGAAGCGCTTTCGAGGCTCCACGTCTTCGGTCGGATGCCAGGCACCGGCTGAAGTTTTGGGGAAGGACCTGAAGGATCTGCGCAAGGAAGACTTCCCCAACTGTTCACCCACCTTACCCAATTCTGAGTCCAGAGCCCAGACTAACAATTTATCTGGCACAGTGAATCCGTCCGCGAATCGTGGTGTGGTGGTTGGTTCTGGAGGGCAGACCCACATCGTGCACCCCTCAAGGCCTGGCCGCTCTCGGAACTGCACAAAGCCTCGTGTCAGGGGCAAGGGGAAGGGGGACAATGAGGTTCACCACTCAAAGGAGGTCATCGTAGACAAGGATGATTCCTCCCCCGATTTCACAGACGGGGGGAAACATGACCACACATCCCCGGACGGTACCGTCACACGGAGGAAGCACAAGTGCACTCCCAGGACCACTGTTCGCCCCCCTAGTGGGGTTCAGCAGGCCAACAACACGGCAACCTTTTCCCAGTCATTACTACATGTCTGTGCCCTCCTCACGGCCTTGATAACGACAAATATTGACTTCATTCTCCGTTGACCCTCAAAGGGTTTGGAAAATGAGAGAAAGATAAAAAAACAGCCCTCAGACCCTCTCTTGCTCCTGCACTACCAGGCCTGTGTGTCttttatgtatgtgtgcgtgagtgtgatTATTTGTGTAAATGTAGTGTAGGGAGCTTTAGACTGAAACAGGCATCTCGAAAGCATCAAACATCTACAGCACAAAGACTCACTGCACAAAAATCGAGAGGACTGTGAGAAGGAGAGTATGACAAAAGATTAATGCAGACCAAGCTTGCACTGCCATTGATGCCGGTATGATTTCATCCGCATATGTCCTGGTACTTTGTGTATTTTCAACTAGATTTTCCCTCAACTGGAGCTCATACAACCAAGATCTGGTAAAAATAGACAAAAGACAGAAGAGATGACAGAGCAAAGGAGCTGAAGTTGTTAGCACTGAGAAAAATAAGCTAGGCGTTGGAGTGCTCCATCCAGCTTTAAATTTACGTTCACAGTTTGTAAATTCTTACCAAGCACAAAGTCAATGACCCTGTCAGCCCCCATGCGTCtgccccttttttctttcattctgtctGCCAAATGTATTTTGTCCAGACAATTGGGTGTATTAAGTGTTTCTCGTGAACAAAGAGGTAAACTGTAAGCTTGGCAATAAATAGTCATTCAGTTTCATACAACGGAATGTGCCATTGACACAGCGAAACGGAAATCTATTGCCACCGATGTTCAAAGGCTGTAAACAGAGCAACCATTAGCTCACACGCTGTGCGGAGCCGTAACAAATTGTTACAACAAATATCTGCACAATGCCGACCTTTCTAACAGGATTTCTCATTGCTAATACTTTTCTACATATAGCTCTGAGTTCCATCCTCACACACGccacttctctccctctgtgtgcaaCTGAATATTCGGCAGTCAACTGTTTAAAGATGACGAGGACTCGAGGCACGCTTTTTTCATTTGCTTGGAAAAactatgtgtgtttgtccctTGGAGATCAAGCTGTGAATATCGACGAATTCTGTCTATATCTTGTCGTTCATTTGATTTTTATCAGACACAAAGTGGACCTAGAGAGAGAGATCCTGCTGCGGGGCCAACAGGAGCCTTAGAGGTGGAGGGTCAAAGAGGTGATTTCTCAGTTTCCCGGTGAGGTTGTGCTgaactgatccccccccccccccgagtgagcgcaaacctccctcattgagaACGTGAGGGACACAATCACTCAActtcaaagaaacaaaagactcGAAAAAAGAGTGCGTGTGAAATCAATGACTCAATAAAgcattcaaaaaacattttgaaaggagCATGGTATAACGAGGCTCGTACAGAAGAAATTATGCCACTTAATTAACTGATTGTCAATGGATGCGGGAATCCAAGGCAATCGGGTTCGTAGTACAATGCAGAATGACATGTGGAGGATTGCGGGACGTCTTGCTGTACTTCTGGAGCTTTTGTGCCTCCCTTAAATCTACCGAGAAGATGGTGTTTGTATCAATGTGAACTATACCAGTAACAATGGAGACAAGAGGACTTCTTGCAGTGCTGATATTAATCATTTACTGTATTACTATGAGAAAAACAGTATCAGTGACATTGATGATGATAACAGGGTtttcagctcctccttttaGGAGGTGTCTTACGTTTGTTGATTCGTTTATTActgtgatttgtttatttacatatttttcatgttatatttttagAGCCTTTTATTTGTTAATGCACAATTTCTCACTTCCCTATTTCTTGTTCTTGTTATATGCCTATTCATCTTCTTTCATTGCCATAATTCAAACGTTCAGTAAGTTATCATCAGAAAACTGCAAAATGTTTATAAAGATATTAAAATCTATATCTTCTTATGTCCACCGTTGCAGTGTGAGTTTGTTTATTGGTGTATTTAAAGTTGTGGGGCTTATCTAGAGAAAGTTAACGCCATGGTCTCGACCCTATcgttgcttttcttttcctttcattcatttacagAAGAAATTGATGAAGCCATTGATGTTGCCCTCCTATCTATGCTCTATTTTTGGATTTGGTGCGTATGTATGTACAATATACAATGTAATAATATTAGAAAAATGTTGGctaaaaatggaataaaaaagtCAACATACTGAAGTTCCTtaacaacaggaaaaaaagtaaattctAAGCTGACATGCAGACTATGGTGCGATGCATTGCAGttcaataaatcatttaaaagctATTGAAGATATTAATGAAAGTGTCACGTTGAATCTGTAGATATTCTAGGTTATTATTAATAGCGCCCTGGAACATAAATTCTATTTCCTCTTCTTTAGATTCTCCTCACCGAGATAGAAATTGATCCACAAGTAAGTGTtccatttgaccttttttcatAATTGTGTTAAATGATAAATGAGCACAGAAGCAGAGGTTGTATGCATGGATGAGATTGGGGTATAATTATATTCAAACTAGCATCTGGTGCTTGATGCCAATCTACTCAGCAGCTTTCAACCTCGTCCAAGCGCTCTTGAAACACCCACCTCGACGACTGGTACGTCGGCCgtgatctttttttattttccccaaatttaaaaaaataattagtttTCGGTtgcaagaataaaaaaacaataaatttaaataaataaactattacattgtattatttAGAATTTTCTATCTTTTGATGTAATGCTACATCGGTCGATATTAGTCCGAAGTCAACATGgttgattttcccttttctctgttAAACCACAAACAGGAAAAAATGAGGCATTCCCTCCATCCATTTGTAACTATTTGCAGGAGCTGATGGGGTGTGGATTCTCTAATAAGCTTGTTC
Coding sequences:
- the rtn4rl1b gene encoding reticulon-4 receptor-like 1b, with translation MFQRGCGLEFLLVLCGLEFSWSCPRHCICYMAPSTVSCQSHNFLTVPEGIHPDNERIFLQNNKIHRLLRGHFSSNTVTLWIYSNNITYIEPSTFHGFTLLEELDLGDNRHLRSLAEDTFHGLNRLNALHLYRCGLSSLPNNIFQGLRNLQYLYLQDNHLKFLQDDTFMDLHNLSHLFLHGNRLWSLNQNTFRGLRALDRLLLHQNQIEWVDRLAFHDLKHLTTLYLFNNTLVQLSGQCLDTLPALEYLRLNDNPWSCDCKALSLWEWLKRFRGSTSSVGCQAPAEVLGKDLKDLRKEDFPNCSPTLPNSESRAQTNNLSGTVNPSANRGVVVGSGGQTHIVHPSRPGRSRNCTKPRVRGKGKGDNEVHHSKEVIVDKDDSSPDFTDGGKHDHTSPDGTVTRRKHKCTPRTTVRPPSGVQQANNTATFSQSLLHVCALLTALITTNIDFILR